Proteins found in one Vagococcus carniphilus genomic segment:
- a CDS encoding ABC transporter ATP-binding protein gives MQELKDKKVLLDVKNLKQHFNVGREDEVKAVDGISFSIYEGETFGLVGESGCGKSTTGRSIIRLYHPTSGEIQFDGEDIAKIKGRKNLNQFRRDVQMIYQDPYASLNPRMKVKDIIAEGIDVHGLAKNDEDRTNRVNELLKTVGLDPSHGTRYPHEFSGGQRQRIGIARALAVEPKFIICDEPISALDVSIQAQVVNLLQELQEQQKLTYLFIAHDLSMVKYISDRIGVMYFGRLVEVGTAEEIYNYGLHPYTESLLSAIPLPDPDYERNRQRITYKPNQQDTKERSLREVGPEHFVYCSEDEVEMYRDKLLKKKDQ, from the coding sequence ATGCAAGAGCTAAAAGATAAAAAAGTTTTATTAGATGTAAAAAATCTTAAACAACATTTTAATGTTGGAAGAGAAGATGAGGTAAAAGCTGTTGATGGGATTAGTTTTTCAATTTATGAAGGGGAAACATTTGGACTAGTTGGTGAGTCAGGCTGTGGTAAATCTACAACAGGTCGAAGTATTATTCGCTTGTATCATCCAACTAGTGGGGAAATTCAATTTGATGGTGAGGATATTGCTAAAATCAAAGGTCGTAAAAATTTGAATCAGTTTAGACGTGATGTTCAAATGATTTATCAAGATCCTTATGCTTCTTTGAATCCACGAATGAAAGTAAAGGATATTATCGCTGAGGGAATTGATGTTCATGGTTTAGCCAAAAATGATGAAGATCGAACTAATCGAGTTAATGAATTATTGAAAACGGTAGGTCTTGATCCAAGTCATGGAACTCGTTATCCACATGAGTTTTCTGGAGGACAAAGACAAAGAATTGGTATTGCACGTGCACTAGCTGTAGAGCCTAAGTTTATTATTTGTGATGAACCTATCTCAGCTTTAGATGTGTCCATCCAAGCTCAAGTTGTGAATTTACTGCAAGAATTACAAGAGCAACAAAAATTAACTTATTTATTTATTGCTCATGATTTATCTATGGTTAAATATATTAGTGATCGTATTGGAGTTATGTATTTTGGGAGATTAGTAGAGGTCGGAACAGCAGAAGAAATTTATAATTATGGTTTGCATCCTTATACTGAAAGTTTGTTATCTGCTATTCCATTACCAGACCCAGACTATGAAAGAAATCGCCAACGAATCACATACAAGCCAAATCAACAAGATACAAAGGAACGTAGTTTGCGTGAAGTTGGTCCCGAGCATTTTGTTTATTGTAGTGAAGATGAAGTTGAGATGTACAGGGATAAACTATTGAAGAAGAAAGATCAGTAG